ACGGAGATTGTGAAGATTTAGCTTCTTTGCTTATGTCAATTTCTTTAACACTTAACTTTGAAAGTAGGATAGTTATTGCCGAAAATGAAAAAAGCGGTCATGTTTGGACAGAGGTGTTAATTTCTAGAAATAAGCCACAAGATAAAACTTTGAAGATATTAAATCGTGAATTTAATTCAACTGCTTTTTTTGTAAAAAGAAAAGATGGTTATTGGTTGCAACTTGAAAAAAAGAAAAATTCATCTCTTTACAAAGAAAAATATTTTATAAATAAAAATTTACAACTTCATAAATATTAGAATTACCACAGACACAAATATTTTATCTTTATAACTAGGAATCAGGACTTTAGTCCTGCCCCACTGAAACAAGTTCAGTGTCAAGCACGAGACAAACATTGTCCAAAACAAGACTAAAGTCTCGATTCTGTTTTGTCTCAAAAACAACAAAGTGATAAAATTTTGAAAAATTTAGAAAGGTGATTTTTGGAACAAAAAGAGGAAAATTTAGTTAAAAAAACTTGCCGAGAACTCGGAATCACTCAAAAAGAACTTGCTGAAATGATGGGGATAAGTAGGCAAAGTGTGAATAATTGGGCAAATAATAGAACTGATCCACCAAAAATATTCTCAAGATTAATAGAATTACTTAATATAGAAAAAAGATTCAAAACTATTAAAGAACAATTTGTAATGTAAAAATTATAATACTTTTATATTGCAAATAATAAAATATTTTACTATAATTCTTCTCATGCAATAGAGACTGTCTCCAAACTCTCCCTATTGCAAATTAAACCCATTATTAGGATTTAGAATGAAAATTCTATCACAAAATTTCACCGAAGATACTAAAATTAGAATTTTGTTAATTGATGAAAAAGAGTTTTTTGTTGCAAAAGACATTGCGACTCTTTTAGAACATTGTAAAAAGCCTGTATCTTTCCGTGATAAGGGGTCGGTAATTTACCGACCCTCAAATTAAGACCCTCAAACAAAACTTATTTTAGAGTCTGATGTCTGGTGATTGATTATTAAATCAAAACTCCCTGAAGCAGAAAAAAATGAAAATTGGATCATGGAAGAAGTCCTCTTTGGGGAAACTACTTGTGAATGTTTAAAATCTTCAAAGAATTGCAAAATTAATAATCCTGAATTAAAAGAAACTGAAATTTTGAGTGGTTAGATTTCAGATTTTGCCTATAAGAAAAACTTTATTATAAGCTATTAGGTCATAGTCCAGATTTTTTTCTATTATTATGCGATTAAAAGGTAATTTATGATTTATAAAATAGCAATTATTGGTGCAGGTGCAAGTGGTTTGATGTTTTTATCAAAATTAAAAAAGCATAAAGGAACTGCTTTAATTGATAAAAATAGTTTTGCGGGGGAAAAAATCAAAATTTCTGGCGGTGGGAAATGCAATATTTCAAATAGAGATATTTCTACTGAACACTATTTAGGAGATTCTGAATTTTTAGAAAATCTTTTTAAGAAATTTGACAAGAATTGGATTTTAGATTTTTGCCGTGAAAATGGATTTAATCCAAAATTGAATGAAAAAAATATTTCTGGTAGTTATTTTTGTAATTCGTCAAAAGATATTTTAGGAGTTTTGAAAACTGGACTTAAAAAAGCGAGACCTTTCTTTAATAGAGAAGTTTTAGACTTAAGTTTAGAAGATGATATTTTCAGAATTGAGACAAGTGGAGGAGATGTTTTTGCGGAAAAAGTGGTTGTTGCTTCTGGTGGATTATCCTATCCAAATCTCGGGGCGACAAATATCGCTTTTAAAATTGCAGAGAAATTTGGACATAAAATTGAGAAATTAAATCCTGCCCTTGTTGGTTTTACAGTTCAA
The Thiovulum sp. ES DNA segment above includes these coding regions:
- a CDS encoding putative transcriptional regulator (PFAM: Helix-turn-helix) — protein: MEQKEENLVKKTCRELGITQKELAEMMGISRQSVNNWANNRTDPPKIFSRLIELLNIEKRFKTIKEQFVM
- a CDS encoding flavoprotein, HI0933 family (PFAM: HI0933-like protein~TIGRFAM: flavoprotein, HI0933 family~IMG reference gene:2508611292_SP), which translates into the protein MIYKIAIIGAGASGLMFLSKLKKHKGTALIDKNSFAGEKIKISGGGKCNISNRDISTEHYLGDSEFLENLFKKFDKNWILDFCRENGFNPKLNEKNISGSYFCNSSKDILGVLKTGLKKARPFFNREVLDLSLEDDIFRIETSGGDVFAEKVVVASGGLSYPNLGATNIAFKIAEKFGHKIEKLNPALVGFTVQKEQFWFKNLSGVSLNAKAKIGEKTLNGDILFTHKGCSGPLILNSSLFWKKGQIELDFMPNFKIETFLHQKGNISTVLPLPKRFLKEFLNSISLKDKSMENLNSDEVAKLKILKNYSFSPAGNFGYSRAEATKGGISTNEISENFESKLQKNLYFIGENLDITGEVGGYNFILHSLLLFNPLPISIRFFLLILF